From Vitis vinifera cultivar Pinot Noir 40024 chromosome 5, ASM3070453v1, the proteins below share one genomic window:
- the LOC100259476 gene encoding tetrapyrrole-binding protein, chloroplastic, producing the protein MATNSLQSLSNHHHLLKHYHHHSIESHPSTFSSLFLKPTTNTNTTNLSHTLTTPPTATTTTPFALSSTTSSTTPSTSQAISYDVLQQHLSSKNYRQADEETRRLLIVLAGEAAVKRGYVFFSEVQFIPEADLKAIDELWRQHSNNKFGYSVQRRIWEKVNKDFSRFFLKVGWMKKLDTEVEQYNYRAFPTEFMWELTDDTPEGHLPLTNALRGTQLLNCLLGHPAFQGNEEEEEEVAEEKGSVNGGLGVLRDGSKPLSKSVFKPDYSF; encoded by the coding sequence ATGGCAACCAACTCACTCCAATCCCTCAGcaaccaccaccacctcctcaaGCACTACcaccaccactccattgagtcACACCCATCGACATTCTCTTCACTCTTCCTCAAACCCACCACCAATACAAACACAACCAACCTGTCTCACACACTCACAACCCCACCAACAGCCACAACAACAACCCCTTTTGCTCTTTCTTCCACCACCTCCTCCACAACACCCTCAACCTCCCAAGCCATTTCCTATGATGTGCTCCAACAACACCTCTCCTCCAAGAATTATAGGCAAGCAGATGAAGAAACCAGGAGGCTGCTGATAGTGTTGGCAGGCGAGGCAGCAGTGAAGAGAGGGTATGTGTTCTTCTCTGAGGTGCAGTTCATACCAGAGGCTGATCTCAAGGCCATTGATGAGCTGTGGAGGCAGCACAGCAACAACAAGTTTGGGTACAGTGTGCAGAGGAGAATATGGGAGAAGGTGAACAAGGACTTCAGCAGGTTTTTCCTCAAGGTTGGGTGGATGAAGAAGCTTGATACAGAAGTTGAGCAGTACAACTACAGGGCCTTTCCCACTGAGTTCATGTGGGAGCTCACTGATGACACCCCTGAGGGTCACTTGCCATTGACAAATGCACTTAGGGGGACACAACTACTCAACTGCCTTCTCGGCCACCCAGCCTTTCAGGGAAAtgaggaggaagaagaggaagttGCAGAAGAGAAAGGTAGTGTTAATGGTGGGTTGGGGGTTTTAAGAGATGGGTCAAAGCCATTGAGCAAGAGTGTCTTCAAGCCAGACTACAGCTTTTAA